In Nostoc edaphicum CCNP1411, the sequence GCCGAAGTTCTGAGGGTTGGAAGCCCACGATCAGACTTCTTTCCTTATTAGTGGGAGGATGTTTAGTGCTGATTCCCGATTTGAACCCAGCACAAGCACAAATCCACAACAGCAACGTCTTACTGGCTCAAGAATTCGGTGAAACTTTACCGTCACCGCCAGTAATTCCCTTTGGTGAACAGCCATCGCCGCAGTTACAACCAGTGCAGGAGTATCAATTTGAGCAGGATTTTCAGCCCTCTCAACCAGTACAAAACAATCAATTTGAGCAGAATTTCCAGCCCTCCCAACCATTACAAAACAATCAATTTGACCCGAACTTTCAGCCCTCTCAACCTGAACAGTTTAGTCAATATAACGAAAACTTTGAGCGCTACTTAGTTTATGTAGATGGTAGTGATTTCCAGACGCTACAAGAAATACGTCGGATTGAACCCACTGCTTATATTCGTCAGTATCAGGGACGGAATGTAATTCAGGCGGGTGTTTTTAACAGAGTATCTAACGCCCAACAACGGGTGGGTGAGCTACAGTCACGAGGGATATATAGCACCCGGATTATTAGCTTCGCTAACGGACAGGAAATAAATGCAGGTAATAGAGGCTTTGTAGGCGATCGCAATCCTATCAGTGCTAATAGGCCAGTCTCTAGATATTATGTCGCCATTCCTGCCACTCCAGAACAGTTACCTGCGATCGCAGCACAAATTAGGCAGAATCTAGCCCGATTTAGCCAGGATTTAGGCCGATCTGGCGGAGTCCTCGAAAGGACGCAACCACGAGGCCCACACGTAGCAATAGGGCCTTTCTCTGATCGATTTCAAGCTGAGGAATGGAATAAATTTCTGCGAAATACAGGATATCGAAATGCCAGGGTTTACTACGGAAAGTGAATAAGCGCTGAGTACTGAGTTAGGAGTTAGGAGTTAAAAGTTAAGAGTGAGAAATTAATACAAACCTCATAACTTAAACTCAGAACTCATGACTCAGCACTCAGCACTGATAGAAGATAGACAAGAAAAAATTTCGCAAGTGGTAGTGACTGCTGGGCAGATGCGCGATATTGAAAAGCGGATCTTTGCAGCAGGAATGCCTGTAGTCGCTTTGATGGAAAAAGTGGCGGGATTAATTGCCCGTCGTATTCCAGAGGTTCTTTCAAACACCTCCTTTTTAAGGGGATCTTGTATCGGAATTCTTGTCGGCCCCGGCCATAATGGTGGAGATGCTTTAGTAGTAGCCCGTGAATTATACTTTCGCGGGCATGAGATTTGGATTTATTCTCCTTTTTCTAAGCTCAAAGAATTAACTTCACAACACTTGCAATATGCCCAGAGTTTGGGCATTCCTATTTATCAAACAATTGAGCAATTACCAAATTCTGATTTGTTGATTGATGGGTTATTTGGGTTTGGTTTGGAAAGAAACCTGACTGATCCCATCGCTTCTGCAATTAATCAGCTAAATGAATTGTCTGTGCCGATTTATAGCATCGATTTACCTTCGGGTTTACACACCGACACGGGCGAAGTATTGGGAACTGCCATTCGCGCCACTCACACATTTTGCTTGGGTTTATGGAAACTAGCCTTCTTCCAAGATCAGGCATTGGAATATATGGGGAAAGCTGAGTTAATAGATTTTGATATTCCTTTAGTTGATGTAGAAGCTGTTCTGAAAGATGCACCCAGGATTAAACGTATTACACCAGCAACGGCACTTGATACTTTACCCCTACCCCGTCCACCAGTCACGCACAAATATAAGGAAGGACATTTACTGCTGATTTGCGGTTCGCGGCGCTATGCAGGTGGGGCAATTTTAACTGGTTTGGGTGCTAGGGCAAGTGGTGTGGGAATGCTTTCCATTGCCGTACCAGAATCTTTAAAATCTCTTTTGGTGTCACACTTACCAGAAGCGCTAATTGTCGGTTGTCCAGAGACGGAAACCGGAGCGATCGCTCAATTGCAATTGCCAGAAAACACCAATCTGAGTTCCTTTAATGCGATCGCTTGTGGCCCCGGTTTAACACGAGATGCTACTCCCATTGTGCAAGAAGTCATAAAAAGCGAACGCCCTTTAATTCTCGATGCCGATGGTTTAAATATCCTGGCACAAATGGGAGCGATCGCCACATTAAAAAAACGCCAAGCAGTAACCGTACTCACACCGCACACTGGCGAATTTGAACGATTGTTTCCTGATGTCACCGATGCCAAACATGACAGAGTGAAAGCAGTACAAGAAGCTGCTGCCCAAAGTGAGGCAGTAGTGTTGTTGAAAGGGGCGAGAACTGCGATCGCAAACCCTCAAGGTGCCGTTTGGATCATTCCTGAAAGCACACCCGCCTTAGCGCGTGGTGGCAGTGGTGACGTTTTAACTGGACTACTGGGTGGATTGTTGGCGCAAGCAGCAACCAAGCAGATTTCCGTAGAAGATATTGTGGCAACTGCTGCTTGGTGGCATTCGCAAGCGGGTATTTTAGCAGCCCAAGAGCGTACTGAATTGGGTGTAGATGCGTTTACATTGACACAATATTTGATGAAAGCCCTAACTTAGTCAAATCCCTCGTTCCCAGTCTCCGACTGGGAATGCCATCCTAGAGGCTCCGCCTCCAATTAAATAAAATCATGGGACGCAGCCGCTACCACGTATTAGGAATCCAGCCACACTTCCTCACTTGCACAGTTATAAATTGGATACCACTATTCGGCAAAGTTGAATTTACACAAATTATTTTAGATTCCCTAAATTTTCTGCAACGTCAGCAGCGTTTAACTTTGTACGGATACGTAATTATGGAAAATCATCTCCATGTAATCGCCTCTGCCAGCAGTTTATCTAAAGAAATAGGAAATTTTAAATCATTCACGGCTCGCTCTATTATTGACTTACTTGAGAAAAATAATTCTAACTACATACTTAATCAGCTTGAGCTTTATAAATTAAAACACAAGACAAAACAAGAATATCAGCTTTGGCAAGAAGGTTTTCATCCGCAGGTGATTCTAGATGAGGAAATGTTTAGACAAAAGTTAGATTATATTCACAACAATCCAGTCAGGCGTGGTTATGTGGATGATCCCGCGCATTGGCGGTATTCTAGTTACCGGAATTACATTGGGGAACTAGGTTTATTACAGGTAGAGTTGATTGATGTGTGACGGAAGGCGGAGCCTTTAGGATGGCATTCCCAGTCGGAGACTGGGAACGAGGGAACGAGGGATTTGTATCAAATATTGACTAAATACCAACGCTGTAGCGCCAACCGCTGAATTTCGCGCCAGGGAATATTATGTTTTCGGGCTAAGTCTGCACAATCTTCATATTCTGGCTGCACATTTGCAATAACTTTTTCTGGTGATTGCCCTTTCCATGCTATCTTAACGCGCACTTTGCCATATTCCGTTTCAACTTGTTGAATTTCCCGTTGTAAAATGGCGCGTTGCTGAGTTGTTCTCCGAATGCCCAAAGTAGTGGTTTCGCGAAATAAAACCGCTTCACAACGGAGTAAATTTTCTGGATGACAAATCACAGTCAATAAAATTCCTGGACGTGACTTTTTCATACCGATCGCTTGGGTAAAAACATCCACGGCACCAGCCGCAAACAACGCCTCAAACACATAGCCGATCGCTTGCGGATTTAAATCATCAATTTGGGTTTCTAGTACCGAGATGATTTCTAAATTTGAGCTATTATCTTCAAAATCGCTGAAATCGGACTGTAAACTTGCGCTTTCACCCAACCATAGGCGTAAAATATTTGGAATGGGTAAATTTATGGTTCCTGCTCCCAGTCCTATCTGCTTGATAGCGATCGTAGGTGGTGATCCAAAATCTCTTGCCAAAGTAGTTGCGATCGCAGCTCCTGTTGGTGTCACCAGTTCTCTGTCAATGCCATTGCTATAAACTGGACAACCCCGCATTTCCCACAGCTTTAATACTGCTGGTACTGGTACCGCCATCTGACCATGTGCAGCCCGAACAGTGCCGCCACCAGTCGGGAATGCCGAGCAGTAAAGTAATGGTAATCCTTCCTCATTGCTCTCAATCCCCAACCAATCTAACCCCAGGCAAGTACCCACAATATCTACGATCGCATCTATAGCACCCACCTCATGAAAATGAACTTTTTCAGGCGAAATACCATGCACCGCCCCTTCTGCGACTGCTAGCTGTCGGAATACCGCCAAACTCCAAGCTTCTGCCCGTGGTGGCAACTCCGCTTTGAGAATCATCTGCTCTATTTCTGGCAAGTGGCGTGTGTGATGGTGACTTTGTTCGTGATCATGGTGATGGTGGTGATGATGATCATGTACTAAATCCACATGGACTTTAGTCGCCTGCTGACCATTCCGTTGGACAAATTCCGCCCTTAACTGATATTCCTTTTCAATACCCAACCCATTGAGTTTTTCAATTAAATACTCCACAGGAACACCCAGACTTACCAAAGCACCCAGGCACATATCACCAGAAATTCCTGTCGGACATTGAAGATAAGCGATTTTATTCATAATAAATTAGTCATTAGTCATTAGTCATTAGTCATCCGTCATTTGTTAAGAGTTAGTAACTCTCACCCAGTCCCCAGTCCCCAATCCCCGTCCTATGGCAAAAATTTTCTCAGTTCATCCGGATAATCCTCAAATTCGCCGAATAGAGGAAATAAAGTCAGCGCTCTCTAGTGGCGCAGTTATGCTTTACCCTACTGATACAGTTTATGCGATCGGTTGTGATTTGAATGCCAAGTCGGCGGTAGAACGAGTGCGGCAAATTAAAAAGCTAGCAAATGATAAACCATTGACATTTTTATGTCCCTCGCTTTCAAATGTGGCAACTTATGCCTTCGTAAGTGACACAGCCTATCGAATTATGAAACGCCTGATTCCGGGTTCATACACGTTTTTGCTCCCAGCTACTAAGTTAGTACCGCGATTGGTGCAAAGCCCCAAGCGGAAAACTACTGGAATTAGAGTACCAAACCATACTGTGTGTTTGGAGTTGCTGGCAGCCTTGGGCAATCCGATTATTTCAACTTCAGCACATCTGCCACCAGATGAAGCAGATAATGGCATGATTCGGATAGATCCAGAAATCGTTCAGTCGCGGGTAGAGCTATTTGACCGTTTGGATAAGTTGGTAGACATAATT encodes:
- a CDS encoding L-threonylcarbamoyladenylate synthase, which codes for MAKIFSVHPDNPQIRRIEEIKSALSSGAVMLYPTDTVYAIGCDLNAKSAVERVRQIKKLANDKPLTFLCPSLSNVATYAFVSDTAYRIMKRLIPGSYTFLLPATKLVPRLVQSPKRKTTGIRVPNHTVCLELLAALGNPIISTSAHLPPDEADNGMIRIDPEIVQSRVELFDRLDKLVDIIVDTGEEPTYEVSTILDMTGDEAVIIRRGLGWEAAAAWV
- a CDS encoding REP-associated tyrosine transposase; its protein translation is MGRSRYHVLGIQPHFLTCTVINWIPLFGKVEFTQIILDSLNFLQRQQRLTLYGYVIMENHLHVIASASSLSKEIGNFKSFTARSIIDLLEKNNSNYILNQLELYKLKHKTKQEYQLWQEGFHPQVILDEEMFRQKLDYIHNNPVRRGYVDDPAHWRYSSYRNYIGELGLLQVELIDV
- the larC gene encoding nickel pincer cofactor biosynthesis protein LarC, yielding MNKIAYLQCPTGISGDMCLGALVSLGVPVEYLIEKLNGLGIEKEYQLRAEFVQRNGQQATKVHVDLVHDHHHHHHHDHEQSHHHTRHLPEIEQMILKAELPPRAEAWSLAVFRQLAVAEGAVHGISPEKVHFHEVGAIDAIVDIVGTCLGLDWLGIESNEEGLPLLYCSAFPTGGGTVRAAHGQMAVPVPAVLKLWEMRGCPVYSNGIDRELVTPTGAAIATTLARDFGSPPTIAIKQIGLGAGTINLPIPNILRLWLGESASLQSDFSDFEDNSSNLEIISVLETQIDDLNPQAIGYVFEALFAAGAVDVFTQAIGMKKSRPGILLTVICHPENLLRCEAVLFRETTTLGIRRTTQQRAILQREIQQVETEYGKVRVKIAWKGQSPEKVIANVQPEYEDCADLARKHNIPWREIQRLALQRWYLVNI
- a CDS encoding NAD(P)H-hydrate dehydratase — translated: MTQHSALIEDRQEKISQVVVTAGQMRDIEKRIFAAGMPVVALMEKVAGLIARRIPEVLSNTSFLRGSCIGILVGPGHNGGDALVVARELYFRGHEIWIYSPFSKLKELTSQHLQYAQSLGIPIYQTIEQLPNSDLLIDGLFGFGLERNLTDPIASAINQLNELSVPIYSIDLPSGLHTDTGEVLGTAIRATHTFCLGLWKLAFFQDQALEYMGKAELIDFDIPLVDVEAVLKDAPRIKRITPATALDTLPLPRPPVTHKYKEGHLLLICGSRRYAGGAILTGLGARASGVGMLSIAVPESLKSLLVSHLPEALIVGCPETETGAIAQLQLPENTNLSSFNAIACGPGLTRDATPIVQEVIKSERPLILDADGLNILAQMGAIATLKKRQAVTVLTPHTGEFERLFPDVTDAKHDRVKAVQEAAAQSEAVVLLKGARTAIANPQGAVWIIPESTPALARGGSGDVLTGLLGGLLAQAATKQISVEDIVATAAWWHSQAGILAAQERTELGVDAFTLTQYLMKALT